AGAAGAACTCCTTTAAATCCAATGTTAAACTTCCTTCCCTGGTTCAATGTACCTGGTTATCACCGTTTAATATTGGATTTTAAAGCATTGGAATCAAGAAAAGGTTGATGTCCAATGTGCCAAAGAAGGTCTCAGAAGGATAAACTTGTAGCAGTTTCTTAGAGACACTACTACCTGGTTATAATTAACACTTCCTGTGTTATATCAGAATCTGAAtcagaaaaaactttatttatccccaagGGGCAGTTAGAAAGGCAAAGAGCGGCatttaaagaaacaataataatgaatgaaaacaacactaataataataattatacacaccCGCGCAGAAAAAAGCTATACATATGTGTGTAAAAAGATATATAGGTCgatcaaatacaaataaacaaatacatgttttgtaAAGTCAAACAGGTGTCTCAATTCTCTTAAAGCATACgcagacattttctttttttaagctttCACAATAAGTTCCATGGGTACAGGCGAGGCTACACCCTGTGGCATCATCTTCAAAGCCAACCTATCCACATCAAAGCACACATGCTGACGCCAAGATTTTCCAGAGAGTTTTTTTCAATGAATGAAATGTGCCATGACTCTAGAGTTTAACCACgttcacacacttttttttcaggTCTGGAGGGAAATCTGCTCGGTTTGAAGGGTTACTGCAGAGACAGCATGAGTGAGTCACTTTCTGCTTTCAAATATAAACCACACAATGATGTGTGTGAGTTGTTGAAACACTTCAGCATGTTGTATTTTTCAACAATTaattgttgtgttaaatgtgttCCTTCAAGACTTTGCAAGTGTATTTTGGATTGTTCCGCCTacagtaattacattttaatgataCTTGGCCCAAACTTCTTAAGATGCTGGGGCACTCACCCACTGTGTGCAGTATACATTGATGTGCTTTAACCTCCACTGATAAGTGTACTGACAATGCTTTTGACCCTTTAAAATGGTACACATCTTTCAGGTGTTCAACTTGTAATTACGAACAACTTAAATTAAGTATAGAGATAAACTTTAGAGAtataattttaaatgaaaacttgTGGATTTCCAAAAGTCTTTTAACTCAGATTtggtaaacattaaaaatatattaaaaatacagaaatataccACAGACATTTGTAAAGCTATTCTGCAACTCACAAAACAGTCAGGTGTTCTGACCCAGCGCCTTTTTGAAAGGGTTGGCTTTTACCACTCCCACTGACATCAGACCCATTCGTTGTTACtgaaagatttaaaaaagaacaaaaaaacatgttgattGTTTATTGTAACTCTTGTAAATCTTACTACTTGGTCATCATTGAACTTGTTTTGAAATCTCTGCAGTAACGGCAAGGGGAACGGTTTGTTCAACTGGCAGCAACTGTGTGTCAATATTGCTACTTTCCTGGAGGGTTTTTGAACTCTTGTACAAAGTAACTCTTTACTGTCTAAGGAAGTCTTAAAAGCGCACCTGGTATAGCCGTAAGCTAATCAAAGAACCACACTGCTATCACATGGCAAACATTATCATGGTAATCCATCTAAGATTTGTGCCTTGTTAAGAAAATCACACTTAACCTCTTGCATTTTCCCTTAGGCTCACTTTGAAAAAACGGACACCCTTTGTCACACTCCCCCCCCTTTAAACCTGCATTTCAAAGGAGTGTTTTGTGTCCTGAGCACCCTAAAGGAGTAACCTATCAGGCTTTTGCTGGAGGATGCtataaatgaaaatttaccCTCAGTTTCATCAGCTTTGTGAACAGGACCCTGTGATGTGTTCTTATAAGGTGAAATGCATTATCAGCAATTTTACATTATATCAACAATTGTAAGTTTTTCCAAAATGTCTCAATAGTACTTTGAGAAGTAGATGTGTATTTATAGAGTCAACACACATCACTTGTTCAGTTGCAAAGAGAGATAATGGActatttaaattttacatttacaagaTCCTGCAACGAAGGCATGTGAGTTACTCTTTCTGGGCACCGCAGGTTCATGCAGCACAGATATTAAGGAAAATCGCAACTTGGATCACCTCTTCTCCCAAAAGGGTATTGCAGCTCATGCTCCACAGCCCCCCAACTGGAGTGCCGGGCGAGGGAGGAAACGTCCCTTAGAAGAAGGCAATAATGGGCACACGCAGACCAGCTACAAGCCcaagaagagaaagaaagccCCTGGGCCGACCCTACCCAAGAATGCCCTAATGCAACTAAATGAGATTAAGCCTGGGCTGCAGTACAAGCTGCTTTCTCAGACTGGACCTGTTCATGCTCCTGTCTTTGTTATGACTGTTGAGGTCAACGGGCAGTTCTTTGAGGGTTTGGGCTCAACGAAGAAGAAAGCAAAGCTGGACGTGGCAGAGAAGGCACTACGCTCATTTGTTCAGTTCCCCAATGCATCTGAAGCCCACATGGTCATGGGCCGGACTCTGTCTGTCCACACAGACTTCACGTCAGACCAAGCTGACTTTCCAGACATGCTCTTTAATGCTTTTGAGCCATCCAACCAGGTAGTTGACCCTTTTTGCCTTGATTCCCATGGCAACTCCTTTAGACATGAGTTACCATTTATCCCCTCCCTTATCCCAAACTTGGCCCAGTCACCTTTACCGCCTTTGTCTCCTGCCATCCTCTCTCCGACAAGAGGAAAGAACCCCATCATGATCCTCAATGAGCTGCGTCCAGGCTTGAAGTATGAATTTGTGTCAGAAAGTGGGGAGAGCCACGCCAAAAACTTTGTCATGTCAGTAATTGTGGATGATCAGAACTTCCAAGGTTCTGGAAGGAATAAGAAGCTGGCCAAGGCCCGAGCCGCCCAGGCTGCATTATCTGCTCTCTTTAACATGCAACTGGACCAGGTCGCGTCCCAGCAGCCAATCCCCAGAGATGGACTGCAGCTTCACCTGCCACAGGTAACTCTACCTTTATCACCAAACCAAAGACTCAATCTAAAGAAATAATATCATGATAGTGCATCTTTGAGGCACAAATGAATCCCTGCAGAGAAATTATTGTCCATCCCTCAAATTAGCAAGCAACTTATGTTGCTAGCATTGTTAACTTAGTTGTTTATGACACACACAAGATTTTCTTGGTTTCCCAGTTCCTTGCAGACACTGTTTCCCGGCTAGTTGTTGACAAGTTCAGTGATCTGACGGACAACTTCACCTCTCCGCACGCTCGAAGAAAAGTTTTAGCAGGTGTCGTCATGACAACAGGTATTTGTTTCAAATCTCCAGGATTCATTTTGGTGACAACAGGCTTCAGTTCTCACTCGTAACAATGAGCAGAAGTGGATAAATGTGTTCAAACATTGGCTGCTAATGGCACAGGATGTGCTGCAATTAACTAACTAGCTAACTAGCACCCAATTATTAGCCACTAAGCATTACTTTGCTGTTTAATGTATGTTTGAAATTCAAATAACCAATTCAATTCCTATTTTGCCGCAAATATGCAAGCAGAAATTGCTATAATcatttttcaattacttttGGACAATTGCTCTAATTTGGTGGCTCCAAAAGTTTCTGCTATTCCCaaatatgcatttatttttcaatctttcaaacacaatttaattttttctattatttcaaAAGCAAACTTTTTAAATTAGATTAGCAATGAGATGCTTAACTCCCATTTTACTCAGGCATTAGATAGTCTACCCTGTATTGCCTGTCCAAAAATTCACCAAAATGACATTAGATTTGCTTTGTTAAATTTAGCACTTGTTTACAGAACGAGGAACTGAAACACGGTCAATAAATaggttacaaaataaaataaataataatgcaggTGTTTGATGGAGATAATAGCAACATAGTGTTAAGCAGTGAGTCCCAAAAGATAAtgtcaaacaaaatgaaatcaaactgtactaaaaacatttttaatgtttaattttcaaaataaatcaatttcacAACAACACATGTTGTTTCTCCCAATGAAACAAGTCCCTAATTTGTTATATTAGTGctataataatatgttttttgtgtgtgtttgtatacaTTCAATCAATGCAAATGGGAAAATCACAATgctctgaattttttttaacttactgTTGATGTTATTTGGGCTCTAATTCATAGTTTGTTAAACCATAGTGCAGAGGCCCAATAGTTTAGCGGCTAAAAGATTTTATTCTTCTCTCCAGGCTCAGATGTGAAGGGGGCTCAGGTGATATGTGTGTCCACTGGTACTAAATGTATCAACGGTGAATACATGAGTGACAGAGGTTTGGCCCTCAATGACTGCCACGCTGAGATTGTGGCTCGTCGGTCCCTCCTCAGGTTCCTGTACTCTCAGCTGGAGCTCTTTCTCAGGTAATTAAACAGGAGTCAAAAAAGATTATCAAGCTAATGTTGCTTGTCACTTATCAACCAATCATCTGCATTTAGTGACAACAACAACGAAGAGCAGCAGAAGTCCATCTTCTTGCGCAGTGATAGCAAACACGGGTTCCGGCTGAAAGAGAACATCCAGTTCCACCTGTACATCAGTACCTCGCCCTGTGGAGATGCCCGCATCTTCTCCCCTCATGAAGCCGCTGTGGAGGGTGAGTTTATGGAGTGTGGTGGCCAAGAGCTAGCTCAGCTTTGCACTCTTTGCTTAATAAACTATCCATACATCATAATGCTGTTTAACATGTTGTCAATCAACAATGCTGTGTCAGATCAGGGAGACCGACACCCAAACAGGAAGGCCCGTGGGCAGCTGCGCACCAAGATTGAATCTGGTGAAGGAACCATCCCCGTGCGCTCCAGTAATACCATCCAAACATGGGACGGGGTTCTTCAGGGAGAGAGGCTGCTCACCATGTCCTGCAGTGACAAGATTGCCAGGTTTGTTTGATCCATTCAGAGGTCTTGCCGTTTGCTCACACTTTCAGGTAAGCCCCAAAAACCATAACAGATCCAAGGATAGGTGCAGAACAACTGTCTACGCTCTCATACTTTGATGAATACCCCAGGTTTTACAGAGGGTTAGAGAACCTGGAGAAGTTTTACGGAAAGTAGCTAATGTACAAAGTTAGCATGTCTCAATTGGAGACAGTCCCCTAACAGTAGCTAATTTATAACAATACCGTGCCATTTAAGTTCTTTGTATAAGCACATTGGCATACACAGTCTTTCTCCACTTACTTTAAAGCCTCCAGTTAGTGATTGGCCATAAAAACCCTGATCAGAGCATGGCTAACCTTCAGTGTTTAACCCCTCAGGTGGAATGTGGTTGGGTTCCAGGGCTCTCTGATGAGCTACTTCACCGAGCCTATCTACTTCTCCAGTATCATCCTGGGAAGCTTGTACCATGCCGACCACCTGTCCAGAGCCATGTACCAGAGGATTACTGAGATCGAGGATCTACCAAAGTCCTTTAGTCTGAACAAACCTCTGCTCAGTGGTAAATGATAGACATTTTCCTTCTGATACAATATCTTGACATAATGGTACACTCTTTTACTTTTGGGGTACTACAATGCCAGGAAAAAACTACTTGgactaaagctgaataaagcCAGTTAAGGCTACTGTAATACTTGTGACGTCCAACTTTGTACACTCCAAATGTCGTCCAAAATGTTTTTAAGGTCAGTGATGTACTTGGTGGCCCAAAAACACCCATTTAAGACTACAACAATAGAAATATAACAGCTACTTTCTCACGTTGATAGTTTTATGATTTTGGGGGCAGGAATTCGGAAACCACCAAGATtgtcaacagttaaataaatcaattcctCCTTAtaattccatttttttgtgCAATTGGAATTTCAAGTTATTCTTCAATAAAACATGATTCCTTTGCCTGCAACAGGGATAAGCAACACGGAGGCTCGCCAGCCAGGGAAAGCACCAAACTTCAGCGTGAACTGGGGTGTTGGTGACCAGGGTTTGGAGGTGATCAATGCAACCACAGGGAAGGACGATCTGAGCCGACCCTCCAGGCTTTGCAAACATGCCCTCTACAGCCGATGGATGCGCCTGCACTGCAAGGTAGCGCTTGGCTTTATCTTAGGTGTCACTTTCTAAGCACTTCTGATCAGCCTGACATCAGAGAATGTTGTCTTTCAATCTGTGTCTTTGTCTCTAGCTTTCCCCTATCCTTCGAATCAAAACGGGAGGGCCCAGTAGCTACCACGAGGCCAAGCAGGCGGCGCTGGAGTACCACTTTGCCAAACAAATGCTGTTCAGAGCTTTTCACAAGGCTGGCCTGGGTGCCTGGGTGAAGAAACCCATTGAACAGGACCAGTTTACTCTCACCAGCTGAGAGAGAGCCTTAATTTTGGACACAGCTGTGTGTTCTTGAGTCCTAACATTCCACCCTAGCAAACAGCGCTGTGATTTCTAGCTATGCAACTGACTACAAATGTAAAAGTCTACATTTGCATGCATAAGCAGGGATGCACATAAGTTGTATGCAGGTGTGCATGTATGGCTAAAATAACCAATGCGCACTAAATCAAATATAGATTTTTGGGTTGATAGAAGTAAACAACGGTTGTCGTCTCCTGAGGGGGagctgtattttctttttatttatttcacagccACAACGTCTGTGTCTTGGAAAGGGGAGGGGCTACAGACATGGATCACTATACATGGAAGATGGAGAGAGACACAAGAAGATGGAGATACTCGGACACAGAGAGTATTGGCCCACATATTGGAGGTGAGGGAAATGAGTAAAAGAAAACAGAGCAAAGATTGGAAgtcttttaaatgtaattaacagTTCCAGTGCAGAGTGTAGCCCAAGCCATGTAAACATTTCACATCACACAGGTTCCACAAACAACCTGCACAGACACATGATAGCAGTCATCCATCAGTGACATTAACACGAATAGTGTTTTGTTCTGAAACAAAAATGAAGTTATGTGCACCCCTGTGTATAGTCTTGTAGAGTACATTTCTCGTACAGTCAAATATTACAGTGAATTTAGTCTTTGCATGAGAAAAGAGAGATTTCctgtttgttattttattcaaagcCTCTGTAATTCATCATCTATATTAAATATCCTTGTCTGTTCATCAGAGAAGGCATTTCTCTGCATTGCTGCACAAACAGAACGCCTACATCTAGTTTgggcctttcaaaataagagcctgcAATATAGGATACATATTTACACAAGTTAAAGATATATACATAACTGAAAAATAGTAGCTTAACAACTCACTACATGTTTTtggcaaaaaactaaatatgattAGCCAATCGCTATCTCTTCTCACACAGGAAGTCATGCCCATATAATATTATCTACAATCAAGCATCAGAAATAAGGAGGTAAAAAGATTAGCAATCCaattgaaaaactgaaaaaacgcACTTTAGAGATATACATTTATGACAATGCCATGTGGAGGTAAGCTACTTCTGTAGCCAGGGGCtgagcagcaattttaaaagtgaTGGTTTTCTAAGGATGTTGCAACCGTCGAGTCCCAATTTAGTTGAttaaattaattgattaaaaccattttaaagttgttactaagtcattttgcaacttccttttttaaaaaaaattgaaactttttcagactttagcttccttttgccaataaatatctgtttttcctcatttttgtccattttcacaagttctttttgacacttttatccaatttttgttgatTGTTTAACCACTTTTCATCAAAATAAGCTAATTCTGTCCAATAAATAacaccacattttgctcatttaagcaacctttttccattacataccacctctTCTTGTTTGTCATTTGGCCcatgtttgtcacttttcacttcTTTCTTGCCCAGTTTTTGCCACCTATAAAGTATCTACGTCAACGAACTGATGAAATGACCTGTACCATTCCCTGTTCTTATTGTTAggatattatgtgttttttttctactggTAAAGCTTTTGACGTGTGGTAAGATTTGGTTTTCTGCCTTGGTGTTTCTACTTATGGAGAGCGTCATGTATCTGGATGTTTCCTCTTTTATTGTGTATATTCGTTTACCGGATGTTTGAGTTTATGCTCTCACGAGGcagctttgtgttttaatgaatgACATTGTTGTACAGAAACACTATGCCCTGTGCATGAGAGCTAACTGAAGCATGGCAACTTATCTGTAAAACTGAGACAACTGATGTGGAGGTCATAAAAAAGCTGCTACAGTGCTCGGTTTTGTTGATGACTGGATATAACAAAACACAATGACCTGAAGGTCACTTAGGATTTTATTGTTAAGCTTTAAGAACCTAGTCCGACCATCCGTTAtttatatgaagaaaaaaatctctACACAACTTATTCTAAATGAAAGCTTATTTATCCTACTGTCTTTAATTTGAGAATATCATTCCTGAAAGGttaggtgtttttttctttttactgtaGAATATAGTATTTCTTTATGCGACCCTTTGAGCAAAATAATTGATGAAACTGAATGAAGGAAGGAAAGTTTTGAATATAAGCCACAATCTTTTCATAATTTTCATTGTGTAACTGTACTGGTAACACGAAGGCTGAGCTTATGTTTTAACACTCTGCTGCCCCCTGGTGGCAATATATCTATTagtgggaaaaaatgtgaacgggtgaaaatgcagtaaggcactttttttttctccttttccacttttttcccctcatttttcatgccttactgcattttcatctcagtttaagtgtgcttatcatatttcCACTAGTTTTTAGGTCTTATGAAAGCCTTAACTCACAGAAAGCTTTGATGTGAATATGCCACTTCACTCCATGAGCTTTCTGCATTATATAATGTacatttaaggatttttttttttttactggtaacTGCACTCCATACAATTATTTTCTTCTCAATTTAGAAACACGATTTCTCACAATTCTACTACAAACTGATTTTTGATTATTAAGAAATGTGGACTTGATTTGTTGTTATTACTCTTCCATTTGACAAAGTAAGATAATTAATtatagggcttttgttttgagtaTCACCTCAGCACCATCAATATTGTATAGTGTAATTAAAATACCCAAATTTGCAGGAACCATCTGGTCTTTATTGCAATTTATAAAATTGAATAATCGATTTTTTGAACATTAAGAATCAATTCCTAATCGgcaataattaaatcatgattaaagatttttttcacCAGCCCTAGTCCTTAGTGGAAACAAACTAATGAGTAATGGTTTAGTGCAAGGAGGCATTATAGAAATGCACCAAGTTTCAACAGAATTCTGAAACTAATGTGAACATAATTGGACTTTTTCAAAACACTTCATccttaactcattgagtgccattcatcTCTATAGACGTCAATTGTattttttggctggggttgctaggagacagatATTCACAGGGGAGCTTCCTCACATTAACTTGTATCATGGTGTAGTGACCATCTGGTGCCaggtaggtggcagcagcgcacctttggatgagagatcacccgtgatgggcagaactcagaggaagaggaaaagagtttacgagacagaaaatggcgctatgagagttgatgctgaagttcccagcagctcccactcgaccagagcatgtgtgctCGGCAtgtccaggaggaggaggaagttgcgtgtgcggagaatgacgggggagagacttggaggaaggccaaaatacagtaagcaaaccattcaactctgacacaGATAGccaaataatcacaattttcCCAACAAAAGCCTGGCctcaatgttgttttttgtagttttatagaaggaaaccaatggaGTCATCAGTTTGAAGCAGAATAAGCCCCATTCCACTTCTCACCATGATCCTGCATcacaaaataatgtttaaacCTAACAATCATTATAAGTTGTGTTCAAtagttgtgtgtttatgtataaATTACAAAGTGCAGCTGTAAACCAAACCAATCCAATTATTCAACAAAGACAggtgtttattttaaatcattaatcTGGCATACTTTTTGCATTAATACAgcagtaaacaaaacaaatgcaattGCATATGTGCGTGTTTGAGTAACCATCTTATAAACAACTTAAGATTATGTATGCTATTCtgtttaacatatttttctATGGGTTTTCACGACCAGCCTTTTGGTGCAACAAGCCTAAAGAGAGGCTATAAAAGAGATTGtttgattaaatacaaaatatctttttaaataaatattgtagtATTTGGCTGTAGATGAGGTGCCACGTGGCTGAAGAAAGCACGGAGTGTAATTTGAAGAAGGGAATTAGTGACTTGCCTTTTTGTTATGTTAAAACAAGACAATACAAAGTAGTTGTAAAATCCTTTATTTATCACAGAGATGTCATGTCTATAGATTCCCCTACAAGGTTGGGGCACAGGCCCCAAAGTTCCTgtaaactgatgttttcttttttgtcctgTAAAGCAGTGACTCTTGGTCAGTCAGCTGGTCcaaaatatacattaaatatgcatttattttttatttaaaaagttattttgaCAGGCGTGCTGCACAgaaaagttttttcttttttaggttATATACATGCGTAATTGACTGctattttttaaaagctaaatgtggttggttaaattctaaaaaaaaaaaaaagaaagtggatTTCATGGCAAAACGAGAGtcccaccagttgagaaaccctgctgtaaagtaaTTGATCTCCAATAATATGATCTTTACCTTAAAGCATTTACTGAGATGGTCAAATTATTGATGTAAATATAGAATGATAATAAGCAAAAGGAACACATAGGTCACATGACGTCTTTTTTTAGTAGTGTGTGTTAGAAAGCAATGTTGTTGGCTGTATGATCATTATTGCAGAATATATCTGATAGGATAGTTGCTTTTTCTTGTCAGAGTGGGTGGCTCTTAAAAGAGCCGTTGCGTTGTTACAATAAATGGTGGATCTTTACTTGGCCTTGGCAGCTTTCTCAGTCTTCTTGGGCAGCAACACAGCCTGGATGTTAGGCAGCACACCACCCTGAGCGATGGTCACTCCACCCAGCAGCTTGTTGAGCTCCTCATCGTTGCGGACAGCCAGCTGCAGGTGACGGGGGATGATACGGGTCTTCTTGTTGTCGCGGGCAGCGTTTCCAGCCAGCTCCAGGATCTCAGCGGTCAGATACTCCAGCACGGCCGCCAGATAGACGGGGGCACCGGCACCGACACGCTGAGCATAGTTGCCTTTCCGGAGCAGTCTGTGGACACGACCCACGGGGAACTGAAGACCAGCCCTGGATGAACGGGTCTTTGCCTTTGCTCTGGTCTTACCTCCGGTCTTTCCTCTGCCGCTCATTGTGGATTAGTTTATCTTCTAGACTTCAGGAAGCAACTGTTACTTCCGGCTCACAACCACTGATCTTATACACTCTCTATGCAAAGCAGGCTGTGCTGGTCGCTGTCTGTGATTGGCTTGCACATGAAATGGGTTTATCATGGCAGCTTCTTGATTTTCACAGTGTAGTTGGCTGACTTCATCCTTCCATTTTTCTgtacacttgtatttaatcattGCTTAAGTCAgagtttttgttagttttccacgttttagtatttttttcaatcaaaatatgtaataaatgtagaaaaattTATTTCCCTCTGGGATCACTATAGTGATTCTGATTAACATGGTTATCACACACTTAGTCAACAAGCACAGCAAATAACAATCATTAATGGTCCATCAAAGAGGACTTGTGCTATCATTGCAAGAGTAGATTATAAATTTATCATTATATCATCAAAAGATAGTAATGCTCTGTAGTAGTAGTGGGTGGCTCTTAAAAGAGCCGTTGTGTTGTTTAGTAGGGTATCAGGTTTACTTGGAGCTGGTGTACTTGGTCACAGCCTTGGTGCCCTCAGACACAGCGTGCTTGGCCAGCTCTCCGGGCAGCAGCAGACGCACAGCAGTCTG
This is a stretch of genomic DNA from Gouania willdenowi chromosome 2, fGouWil2.1, whole genome shotgun sequence. It encodes these proteins:
- the adarb1a gene encoding double-stranded RNA-specific editase 1a isoform X2 produces the protein MSSCSTDIKENRNLDHLFSQKGIAAHAPQPPNWSAGRGRKRPLEEGNNGHTQTSYKPKKRKKAPGPTLPKNALMQLNEIKPGLQYKLLSQTGPVHAPVFVMTVEVNGQFFEGLGSTKKKAKLDVAEKALRSFVQFPNASEAHMVMGRTLSVHTDFTSDQADFPDMLFNAFEPSNQVVDPFCLDSHGNSFRHELPFIPSLIPNLAQSPLPPLSPAILSPTRGKNPIMILNELRPGLKYEFVSESGESHAKNFVMSVIVDDQNFQGSGRNKKLAKARAAQAALSALFNMQLDQVASQQPIPRDGLQLHLPQFLADTVSRLVVDKFSDLTDNFTSPHARRKVLAGVVMTTGSDVKGAQVICVSTGTKCINGEYMSDRGLALNDCHAEIVARRSLLRFLYSQLELFLSDNNNEEQQKSIFLRSDSKHGFRLKENIQFHLYISTSPCGDARIFSPHEAAVEDQGDRHPNRKARGQLRTKIESGEGTIPVRSSNTIQTWDGVLQGERLLTMSCSDKIARWNVVGFQGSLMSYFTEPIYFSSIILGSLYHADHLSRAMYQRITEIEDLPKSFSLNKPLLSGISNTEARQPGKAPNFSVNWGVGDQGLEVINATTGKDDLSRPSRLCKHALYSRWMRLHCKLSPILRIKTGGPSSYHEAKQAALEYHFAKQMLFRAFHKAGLGAWVKKPIEQDQFTLTS
- the LOC114478487 gene encoding histone H2A-like; the protein is MSGRGKTGGKTRAKAKTRSSRAGLQFPVGRVHRLLRKGNYAQRVGAGAPVYLAAVLEYLTAEILELAGNAARDNKKTRIIPRHLQLAVRNDEELNKLLGGVTIAQGGVLPNIQAVLLPKKTEKAAKAK
- the adarb1a gene encoding double-stranded RNA-specific editase 1a isoform X1, which codes for MSSCSTDIKENRNLDHLFSQKGIAAHAPQPPNWSAGRGRKRPLEEGNNGHTQTSYKPKKRKKAPGPTLPKNALMQLNEIKPGLQYKLLSQTGPVHAPVFVMTVEVNGQFFEGLGSTKKKAKLDVAEKALRSFVQFPNASEAHMVMGRTLSVHTDFTSDQADFPDMLFNAFEPSNQVVDPFCLDSHGNSFRHELPFIPSLIPNLAQSPLPPLSPAILSPTRGKNPIMILNELRPGLKYEFVSESGESHAKNFVMSVIVDDQNFQGSGRNKKLAKARAAQAALSALFNMQLDQVASQQPIPRDGLQLHLPQFLADTVSRLVVDKFSDLTDNFTSPHARRKVLAGVVMTTGSDVKGAQVICVSTGTKCINGEYMSDRGLALNDCHAEIVARRSLLRFLYSQLELFLSDNNNEEQQKSIFLRSDSKHGFRLKENIQFHLYISTSPCGDARIFSPHEAAVEGEFMECGGQELAQLCTLCLINYPYIIMLFNMLSINNAVSDQGDRHPNRKARGQLRTKIESGEGTIPVRSSNTIQTWDGVLQGERLLTMSCSDKIARWNVVGFQGSLMSYFTEPIYFSSIILGSLYHADHLSRAMYQRITEIEDLPKSFSLNKPLLSGISNTEARQPGKAPNFSVNWGVGDQGLEVINATTGKDDLSRPSRLCKHALYSRWMRLHCKLSPILRIKTGGPSSYHEAKQAALEYHFAKQMLFRAFHKAGLGAWVKKPIEQDQFTLTS